ATCCAGTTCGATCGCGTGTCGGTCTACGACGTCGCGGCGCTGGGCGAGCGGTTCGATCTCGTCATCTTCATGGGCGTCTTCTACCACCTCCGGCATCCGCTGCTGGCTCTGGACCTCATCCGCGAGCACGTCGCCGCCGACATGCTGCTCTTTCAGACGATGCAGCGCGGCTCGGACGATGTCGCCGACGCGCCGGACGACCATCCCTTCCACAAGCCCGGCACGTTCGATCCGCCCGCCTACTTCGATGAACCGGGTTACCCGAAGATGCACTTCATCGAGCGCGCCTACGCGCAGGACTGGACGAATTGGTGGGCGCCCAACAGAGCCTGCTCCGAGGCCATGCTGCGAGCCGCCGGCTTCTCTATCGAGTGCCGACCGGAGTCGGAAGTCTACATCTGCCGCGTGGCGCCGGTGCCCTACGGAGACTTCGGCGGCCCGATGGCGGTCTACCCGCGTAAGGTGACGTGACGTGATCGAAGCAGCGATGATTTGGAACGAGCCCAACAACAAGTCGCACTGGGACTTGGCGTTGGATCCGGAGTGGGCGATCTACGCGGAGACCGTCGTGCGCGCGGGCAAGTCCATCGCGGCGGTCAACCCGCAGATCACGCGCGTCCTCGGCGGCATGTCGCCGATCGATCCCCACTGGCTGCGTCGCCTCGAAGGTCATGGCGCGCTTGACCATGTGGACGTTGTCGCCGTTCATGGCTTTCCTTTGGACTGGAACCTTTGGCCGATCCATGCCTGGCCGGACAAGATCGCAGAGATCGAGGCGGTTACCGATAAGCCGGTCTGGGTCACGGAGGTCGGCGTCGGCTCGTTCGGCGCGGAAGAGGTGCAGGTCTTCGGCCTCAAGCGCACCGCCGAGCTGCTGATCGGCCGCGTGCCGCGCATCTTCTGGTATTCGCTCTACGATCTTCCGATGGCGTGGGGCGCGGAGACGCGCCACCGCGAAGCCGAGGGGTCGAGCTACTATCGCCATTTCTACATGGGACTCATCCGCGAGGACGGCTCGCCGAAGCCGGCGCTCGACGACTATCGCAGCGTCGGCGGCGAGATCGGCCTGATGCAATGGTTTCACTTCGAGGACCCACGTCTCGATCGAGCGGTCGCTTGGATGAAAGACCTCGGCACGCGCAAGCTACGGACAGGTCTTTCCTGGGCCGACAGTTTTCGGCCCGGTGCCTTGGACTGGTTCGACCGGCAGATGGAGGCGATCGCCGATTTCGACGTGACTCTCACCTTCTGCTTCACGCCCGAGCACCTTGGTGTGGCGCCCCACCACACGAGCCCGGCGGTCGATCCGCAGGCGTTTGCCGACTTCTGCGCCTGGATGATCGAGCGGTATGCGCCTGCACGGGTCGAGATGCCGGCGATGGTAGGAGCGTCGCATGCTTGAGCCGCGCCCTTCCGTTCGCGTCGCGCTCGTCGGCGTCGGCAACTGCGCCAGCTCGCTGGTGCAGGGCCTCGCTTTCTACCAGCATGGCGCAAACGACCTCGCTGGCCTGCTGCACGAGGAGATCGGCGGGATGCGGCCGTCCGACGTCCACGTTGTC
This Beijerinckiaceae bacterium RH AL1 DNA region includes the following protein-coding sequences:
- a CDS encoding hypothetical protein (ID:RHAL1_03206;~conserved protein of unknown function;~source:Prodigal:2.6), which encodes MTRHDGGHDAAIRDKVRQLAPWFQNIQLGDGLATAPEHYLGDYPRFKFELFAHALPADLSGKTVLDIGCNAGFYSCEMKRRGAARVVGLDTDERYLAQARFVAETLGFDDIQFDRVSVYDVAALGERFDLVIFMGVFYHLRHPLLALDLIREHVAADMLLFQTMQRGSDDVADAPDDHPFHKPGTFDPPAYFDEPGYPKMHFIERAYAQDWTNWWAPNRACSEAMLRAAGFSIECRPESEVYICRVAPVPYGDFGGPMAVYPRKVT
- a CDS encoding Beta-xylosidase (ID:RHAL1_03207;~source:Prodigal:2.6), translated to MIWNEPNNKSHWDLALDPEWAIYAETVVRAGKSIAAVNPQITRVLGGMSPIDPHWLRRLEGHGALDHVDVVAVHGFPLDWNLWPIHAWPDKIAEIEAVTDKPVWVTEVGVGSFGAEEVQVFGLKRTAELLIGRVPRIFWYSLYDLPMAWGAETRHREAEGSSYYRHFYMGLIREDGSPKPALDDYRSVGGEIGLMQWFHFEDPRLDRAVAWMKDLGTRKLRTGLSWADSFRPGALDWFDRQMEAIADFDVTLTFCFTPEHLGVAPHHTSPAVDPQAFADFCAWMIERYAPARVEMPAMVGASHA